A genomic window from Punica granatum isolate Tunisia-2019 chromosome 2, ASM765513v2, whole genome shotgun sequence includes:
- the LOC116194308 gene encoding GDSL esterase/lipase At5g45670-like, whose translation MPLPTETASPFDIIVRALQWSVYCLVGLLSCGILFVQLQGLLSDYNPLKIFDVREEEPQVPCYFIFGDSLADNGNNNYRLTLAKSNYPPYGVDFPEGPTGRFTNDRLIVDIIAQLLGFEDFIPPFANLTGKDVLKGVDYASAASGILNETGTHLGDIISMNEQLENHLTTVSKIVRVLKDESAAKEYLGKCIYTIITGNDDYINNYFMPSYYNSSKVYSPRQFADVLAKQFSKQLETLYSYGARKVAIFGIGLIGEVPEMIARFGANSTAVEAAAGLLNKKLLPLIDNLNSQLTGAKFTYINTSGISITINATADHLDSTDPCCRMVPGEGTCVPGSIPCANRTEYAFYDGFHTTDVVNVIVAGRAYRKELSIDASPYDIYDLTQLK comes from the exons ATGCCTTTGCCGACAGAGACAGCTTCACCGTTCGATATTATTGTCCGAGCCCTGCAATGGAGTGTTTATTGTCTGGTTGGCTTGCTTTCATGTGGCATTTTGTTTGTTCAGCTCCAAGGATTGCTCTCCGATTATAACCCTCTAAAG ATTTTTGATGTTAGAGAAGAAGAACCACAAGTCCCTTGCTACTTCATCTTCGGAGACTCACTTGCTGATAATGGCAACAACAACTATCGCCTTACCCTAGCAAAATCGAACTACCCTCCTTATGGGGTGGACTTCCCTGAAGGTCCCACCGGACGGTTCACCAATGATCGCCTTATTGTTGATATTATAG CTCAACTTTTGGGTTTTGAGGACTTCATTCCAccttttgcaaatttaacCGGGAAAGACGTACTGAAAGGAGTGGATTATGCATCGGCTGCGTCGGGGATTCTCAATGAAACTGGAACACATCTG GGTGATATAATAAGCATGAATGAGCAGCTAGAGAACCACTTAACCACGGTGTCAAAAATCGTTCGGGTCCTCAAGGATGAATCTGCAGCCAAAGAGTACCTCGGGAAATGCATATACACGATCATAACGGGAAATGATGATTATATAAATAACTATTTTATGCCCAGTTATTATAACTCTAGCAAGGTGTACAGTCCTCGGCAGTTTGCAGATGTGCTTGCGAAGCAGTTCTCCAAGCAACTCGAG ACTCTATATTCCTATGGAGCAAGGAAGGTGGCCATATTCGGTATTGGGTTGATAGGGGAAGTCCCAGAAATGATTGCAAGATTTGGAGCCAACTCTACTGCGGTGGAAGCTGCGGCTGGGCTGCTTAACAAAAAACTTCTGCCGCTCATTGATAACTTGAACAGCCAATTGACTGGAGCTAAGTTCACTTACATAAATACCTCTGGAATCTCGATTACGATCAATGCTACAGCAG ACCATCTGGATAGCACGGACCCCTGCTGCCGGATGGTACCAGGAGAGGGCACTTGCGTGCCGGGGAGCATTCCTTGCGCTAACAGAACAGAGTACGCATTCTATGATGGATTCCATACAACAGATGTGGTGAATGTCATCGTTGCTGGAAGAGCATACAGAAAGGAGTTATCTATCGATGCTTCTCCTTATGACATTTACGATCTCACACAGCTAAAATAA